A genomic segment from Actinoplanes sichuanensis encodes:
- a CDS encoding O-methyltransferase, producing MADIIDPAVGDYLLTHCTPADDVLRDLAAETWAKFPPGAAGMQVSHDEGALLTMLVRLTGATNAVEVGTFTGYSSICIARGLRPGGRLLACDVSEEWTSVARDYWQRAGLTDRIDLRIAPALATLRALPADPVIDFVFVDADKTGYPDYYDELVPRLRPGGLMVLDNVLRGGRVLDPSDESDHAVAGLNDRIVTDDRVESVMLPVRDGVTLIRRRD from the coding sequence ATGGCTGACATCATCGATCCCGCCGTCGGCGATTATCTGCTGACCCACTGCACACCCGCCGATGACGTGCTGCGGGACCTGGCCGCCGAGACGTGGGCGAAATTCCCGCCCGGCGCCGCCGGAATGCAGGTCTCGCACGACGAGGGCGCCCTGCTCACCATGCTGGTGCGGCTCACCGGCGCGACCAACGCGGTCGAGGTGGGCACCTTCACCGGTTACTCATCGATCTGCATCGCCCGTGGCCTGCGACCGGGTGGACGATTGCTGGCCTGCGACGTCTCCGAGGAGTGGACGTCGGTGGCGCGCGACTACTGGCAGCGGGCCGGGCTGACCGACCGGATCGACCTGCGGATCGCCCCCGCCCTGGCCACCCTGCGGGCGCTGCCGGCCGACCCGGTGATCGACTTCGTGTTCGTCGACGCCGACAAGACCGGCTACCCGGACTACTACGACGAGCTGGTGCCCCGGCTGCGTCCCGGCGGCCTGATGGTCCTCGACAACGTGCTGCGGGGCGGGCGGGTCCTCGACCCGAGCGACGAGTCGGACCACGCGGTCGCCGGTCTCAACGACCGGATCGTCACCGACGACCGGGTCGAGTCGGTGATGCTGCCGGTCCGCGACGGGGTCACCCTGATCCGCCGGCGCGACTGA
- a CDS encoding sensor domain-containing diguanylate cyclase — translation MSEQRVRAGRTATIFAAMAALAIAAYQFLPDEMWWRTAWQVGVGWAGVAALLIGAHRLPRPERLPWWLFAAGVFSNSTGIAVADIAEAWYGLVDMPTPADPFFLGLYPTCAAALAILIRRRDARSDWAALVDAATITTGFGLLAWVYVIAPVNLGDSMDRLAHATQVAYPIGDLLLIPMTTRLLRAGGSRGAPFWWITGSLTAFLLGDSAWVVLDDMGDTGEALLEVPRFTTGLESVFLVGFVLFGVACLHQGAREMTAPADARPAGLGKGLLALLAGASLIAPAVLAAQTATGEVADGWSIAACSAVLFLLVVTRMALLIRHVERQADRVRELARSDELTGLPNRRAWNDELPRALERARRNSEPVAVAILDLDHFKRYNDTYGHPAGDQLLKAASAAWHAALRDVDVIARFGGEEFVVLLPAAGAGDARRAMTRALAATPLGQTFSDGPAVWDGVEDLRRVARTGRRGALRGEGGRS, via the coding sequence GTGTCGGAACAGCGCGTGCGGGCCGGACGGACCGCGACGATCTTCGCGGCGATGGCGGCTCTCGCCATCGCCGCGTACCAGTTCCTGCCCGACGAGATGTGGTGGCGCACCGCCTGGCAGGTCGGGGTCGGGTGGGCCGGCGTCGCGGCGCTGCTGATCGGCGCCCACCGGCTGCCCCGCCCGGAACGGCTGCCCTGGTGGCTGTTCGCGGCCGGCGTGTTCAGCAACTCCACGGGCATCGCCGTCGCCGACATCGCGGAGGCCTGGTACGGGCTGGTCGACATGCCCACCCCGGCCGACCCGTTCTTCCTCGGCCTCTATCCGACGTGCGCCGCCGCTCTGGCCATTCTGATCCGACGCCGCGACGCACGGTCGGACTGGGCGGCCCTGGTCGACGCGGCCACCATCACCACCGGGTTCGGCCTGCTCGCCTGGGTGTACGTGATCGCGCCGGTGAACCTCGGCGACTCGATGGACCGGCTGGCACACGCGACGCAGGTGGCGTACCCGATCGGTGATCTTCTGTTGATCCCGATGACCACCAGGCTGCTGCGCGCCGGTGGCAGTCGGGGCGCCCCGTTCTGGTGGATCACCGGTTCGCTGACCGCCTTCCTGCTCGGCGACAGCGCCTGGGTGGTGCTCGACGACATGGGCGACACCGGAGAGGCGCTGCTCGAGGTGCCGCGCTTCACCACCGGCCTGGAATCGGTGTTCCTCGTCGGGTTCGTGCTGTTCGGTGTGGCCTGCCTGCACCAGGGCGCCCGCGAGATGACGGCGCCCGCCGACGCGCGGCCCGCCGGGCTCGGCAAGGGCCTGCTCGCGCTGCTCGCCGGTGCCTCGCTGATCGCCCCGGCGGTCCTCGCCGCACAGACCGCCACCGGCGAGGTCGCCGACGGGTGGAGCATCGCGGCCTGCTCGGCGGTCCTGTTCCTGCTGGTCGTGACGCGGATGGCGCTGCTCATCAGGCACGTCGAACGGCAGGCCGACCGGGTCCGGGAACTGGCCCGCTCGGACGAGCTCACCGGCCTGCCGAATCGACGTGCCTGGAACGACGAGCTGCCCCGCGCCCTGGAACGGGCCCGCCGCAACAGCGAGCCGGTGGCCGTCGCCATCCTCGACCTCGACCACTTCAAGCGGTACAACGACACCTACGGCCACCCGGCCGGTGACCAGCTGCTCAAGGCGGCCAGCGCGGCCTGGCACGCGGCGTTGCGCGACGTCGACGTGATCGCCCGGTTCGGCGGCGAGGAGTTCGTGGTGCTGCTGCCGGCCGCCGGGGCCGGCGACGCCCGCCGGGCGATGACCCGCGCGCTGGCGGCCACCCCGCTCGGGCAGACCTTCTCCGACGGGCCGGCCGTCTGGGACGGTGTGGAAGACCTCCGACGAGTTGCTCGGACGGGCCGACGCGGCGCTCTACGCGGCGAAGGCGGCCGGTCGTGA
- a CDS encoding DUF3866 family protein, which produces MVRWRSGTVQAVRRSWHGAVELDVVTADGPVRALAYPDLVGVPEPGDRVLLNVGALVMGLGTGGYALVVAIPDRLPADPADDGSSRDAGHLVKARYTPLQPIRLGVDEEASPHRAVLAAAESIEGMPVVTADLHSALPAILAGIHADRPAARVAYLMTDGGALPAWFSRTLDGLRGHLVGTVTTGQAFGGDLEASTVHTGLLATRHVLHADVTIVAQGPGNLGTGTTWGFSGVALGEAVNAITVLGGRPVGSLRISDGDGRERHRGVSHHSLTAYGKVALVSADLPVPDRLPQPLGAEVDAVLAPLAARHRIVRVPVEGLDEALRNCPVPLSTMGRKLDQDHAYFLTAAVAGRHAASLLV; this is translated from the coding sequence ATGGTGCGATGGCGGTCCGGAACGGTCCAGGCGGTACGACGGAGCTGGCACGGCGCCGTCGAGCTGGACGTGGTGACCGCCGACGGGCCGGTGCGCGCGCTGGCGTACCCCGATCTGGTCGGTGTCCCCGAGCCCGGTGACCGGGTGCTGCTCAACGTGGGTGCGCTGGTGATGGGCCTGGGTACCGGCGGTTACGCGCTGGTGGTGGCGATCCCGGACCGGCTGCCCGCCGACCCGGCCGACGACGGTTCCAGCCGCGACGCGGGCCACCTGGTGAAAGCGCGGTACACGCCGCTGCAGCCGATCCGGCTCGGCGTCGACGAGGAAGCGTCCCCCCATCGGGCGGTTCTGGCCGCCGCCGAGTCGATCGAGGGCATGCCGGTGGTCACGGCCGACCTGCATTCGGCGCTGCCGGCGATCCTGGCCGGGATCCACGCCGACCGGCCGGCCGCCCGGGTGGCGTATCTGATGACCGACGGCGGGGCACTGCCGGCCTGGTTCTCCCGCACGCTGGACGGGCTGCGCGGGCACCTCGTCGGCACGGTCACCACCGGCCAGGCGTTCGGCGGCGACCTGGAGGCGAGCACGGTGCACACCGGGCTGCTGGCCACCCGACACGTGCTGCACGCCGACGTGACCATCGTGGCGCAGGGGCCGGGCAATCTGGGGACCGGCACGACCTGGGGTTTCTCCGGGGTGGCGCTGGGCGAGGCGGTGAACGCGATCACCGTGCTGGGCGGGCGGCCGGTGGGCTCGCTGCGGATCTCCGACGGCGACGGTCGGGAGCGGCACCGCGGGGTGTCACATCACAGCCTCACGGCGTACGGAAAGGTCGCTCTCGTCTCCGCCGACCTGCCGGTGCCGGACCGCCTGCCGCAACCGCTCGGCGCCGAGGTCGACGCCGTGCTCGCGCCGCTGGCCGCGAGGCACCGCATCGTCCGCGTGCCCGTCGAGGGTCTGGACGAGGCGCTGCGGAACTGCCCGGTGCCACTGTCGACGATGGGTCGCAAGCTGGACCAGGACCACGCCTACTTCCTGACCGCCGCGGTGGCCGGCCGTCACGCGGCGAGTCTGCTGGTCTGA